In Leptospira stimsonii, a single window of DNA contains:
- a CDS encoding Re/Si-specific NAD(P)(+) transhydrogenase subunit alpha, translating to MNIGILKEAKEETRVSVTPDIIDALKKIGATVLVEKGAGEQSYYHDEDYKKAGASLVSRQDIISKSNIIVSLHLADPATLAKIKPGTIYLGMFQPAMNAPTIQKLASKKVDVLSLDAIARITRAQSMDVLSSQATVAGYKAVLLAATHLARFFPMLTTAAGTITPASVLIIGAGVAGLQAIASSRRLGAVVDVFDTRPEVKEQVQSLGAKFVEVEGAQHSAAAGGYAVEQTEEYKKRQQEAIDKFAQRADVIITTALIPGRKAPLLITKKIVDNMKSGSVVVDLASSMGGNCEYTKHGQNVITPKGVTVIGHKNLAGSIPNDASKMFSKNVLNFLKLLIKEKKINLDLNDEILSSTTITHGGEIRHKLTLDALGSKSSTAKPKKSAPKK from the coding sequence ATGAATATTGGAATTCTAAAAGAAGCTAAAGAAGAAACAAGAGTTTCCGTAACTCCTGATATCATCGACGCGTTGAAAAAAATCGGCGCAACCGTTTTAGTTGAAAAAGGCGCTGGTGAACAGTCCTATTATCACGACGAAGATTATAAAAAAGCGGGAGCCAGCTTAGTCTCTCGCCAAGATATCATCAGCAAATCTAATATCATCGTAAGTCTTCATCTTGCGGACCCTGCTACTCTTGCAAAAATTAAACCTGGAACAATCTATTTAGGAATGTTTCAGCCGGCGATGAACGCGCCTACGATTCAAAAACTTGCCTCAAAAAAAGTGGATGTCCTGAGTTTGGACGCGATTGCGAGAATTACAAGAGCGCAGTCGATGGACGTTCTTTCTTCGCAAGCAACTGTCGCGGGTTATAAAGCAGTTCTTCTTGCCGCAACACATTTAGCGAGATTCTTTCCAATGCTTACTACCGCCGCTGGAACCATCACACCGGCTTCCGTTCTGATTATCGGAGCAGGTGTTGCCGGTCTCCAAGCGATCGCCTCTTCCAGAAGATTAGGGGCCGTTGTCGACGTATTCGATACTAGACCGGAAGTAAAAGAACAAGTCCAGTCTCTTGGTGCGAAATTTGTGGAAGTAGAAGGTGCACAACATTCTGCGGCGGCCGGCGGTTATGCGGTGGAACAAACCGAAGAATACAAGAAACGTCAACAAGAAGCGATTGATAAGTTTGCTCAAAGAGCGGACGTAATCATCACAACCGCTTTGATTCCGGGCAGAAAAGCGCCTTTACTGATTACTAAGAAAATCGTAGACAATATGAAATCGGGTTCCGTAGTCGTGGACCTCGCTTCTTCCATGGGCGGGAATTGTGAATATACGAAACACGGTCAGAACGTGATCACTCCGAAAGGTGTTACCGTGATTGGCCATAAGAATTTGGCAGGATCCATTCCAAACGATGCTTCTAAGATGTTCAGCAAGAACGTTCTGAACTTTTTAAAGTTATTGATTAAGGAAAAGAAAATCAACTTGGACCTGAATGACGAGATTCTTTCTTCCACAACGATTACTCATGGTGGAGAAATTCGTCACAAGCTTACGTTAGATGCACTTGGATCGAAATCAAGCACAGCAAAACCTAAGAAGAGCGCTCCCAAAAAATAA
- a CDS encoding UDP-glucuronic acid decarboxylase family protein yields MNKKRILITGGAGFIGSHLCSKLLDEGNEVICLDNLHTGRKKNIEELFKHPKFEFIRHDVTDPIKLEVDQIYNMACPASPVHYQSNAIKTIKTNVLGMMNMLGLAKRVKARILQASTSEVYGNPLEHPQKETYWGNVNPTGIRSCYDEGKRVAETLCFDYERNHEVDIRVIRIFNTYGPKMLPDDGRVVSNFIVQALKKEDITIYGDGEQTRSFCYVDDLVNGIIGMMNTEDFSGPVNLGNDGEFTVRELAELVLKETGSSSKIIRKPLPQDDPARRKPDLTLARQRLGFEPKVALAEGIRKTIEYFKNNLD; encoded by the coding sequence ATGAATAAAAAAAGAATACTTATTACCGGCGGAGCCGGCTTTATCGGATCGCATCTTTGCAGTAAACTTTTGGACGAAGGCAATGAAGTTATCTGTCTCGATAACTTACATACTGGTAGAAAGAAAAATATCGAAGAACTCTTCAAACATCCTAAATTCGAATTCATAAGACATGATGTAACTGATCCGATCAAATTGGAAGTCGATCAGATTTACAATATGGCTTGTCCTGCAAGTCCGGTTCACTATCAATCGAACGCGATCAAAACCATAAAGACGAACGTTCTCGGAATGATGAATATGCTCGGACTCGCAAAAAGAGTAAAGGCAAGAATTCTTCAGGCTTCGACAAGTGAAGTTTACGGCAATCCATTGGAACATCCTCAAAAAGAAACGTATTGGGGAAATGTGAATCCGACCGGAATTCGAAGTTGTTATGACGAAGGTAAACGCGTCGCTGAAACTCTTTGTTTCGACTACGAGAGAAATCACGAGGTTGATATTCGTGTGATCCGTATTTTTAATACGTACGGGCCAAAGATGCTTCCCGACGATGGAAGAGTCGTAAGTAATTTTATCGTTCAAGCCTTGAAGAAAGAAGACATAACCATCTACGGAGATGGGGAACAAACCCGTTCTTTTTGTTATGTCGACGATCTCGTGAACGGGATTATAGGTATGATGAACACGGAAGATTTTTCAGGTCCTGTGAATCTCGGAAACGATGGAGAATTTACCGTGAGAGAACTCGCCGAGTTGGTGCTGAAAGAAACCGGTTCTTCCTCCAAGATCATTCGCAAACCTTTGCCTCAGGACGATCCTGCTCGAAGAAAACCCGATCTAACCTTAGCAAGACAACGATTGGGTTTCGAGCCTAAGGTCGCTCTTGCCGAAGGAATTCGGAAAACGATCGAATACTTTAAAAATAACTTGGATTAA
- a CDS encoding M50 family metallopeptidase, producing the protein MENRFLRLTIFISIAITLFSFWDHHLVRYLKDFIVFIHEIGHAIAALLTGGTVHAIELHGNESGETIAIPSSGKSSFIFVVSAGYLGSCLIGGFLLNRGFSGKMVRPTLISFGAILLLMTISYSKPGNLAQYTGILWGLGFVLLGLFNLKMNHFVLVFIGTSITLYSLYDLLDFTGNIVFTDAGIMAMWITGANPTQSIPKSVIVLGYLIALLWSFFSLSIIFVSVKKVFQSGTQDTELLQEEDAFHFPEGANAETPFPGDVTPEVMEWFFSKGLDLNGKPLPAEFLEKEE; encoded by the coding sequence ATGGAGAATCGATTCCTCAGACTTACGATTTTTATCTCGATTGCAATTACTCTTTTTTCTTTTTGGGATCACCATCTTGTTCGTTATCTCAAAGACTTCATTGTTTTTATTCATGAAATCGGACATGCGATCGCGGCTCTCTTGACCGGTGGCACGGTTCATGCGATCGAACTCCATGGAAACGAATCCGGAGAAACGATCGCTATTCCAAGCTCCGGAAAAAGTTCTTTTATTTTCGTAGTTTCCGCCGGGTATTTGGGATCTTGTTTGATCGGTGGTTTCCTTTTGAATCGCGGCTTTTCGGGAAAGATGGTTCGTCCGACTCTGATATCCTTTGGCGCGATCCTACTTCTAATGACGATCTCCTATTCTAAACCCGGAAATCTTGCTCAATACACTGGAATTCTTTGGGGATTGGGTTTTGTTTTACTAGGACTCTTCAATCTTAAGATGAATCATTTTGTTCTGGTTTTTATCGGAACAAGTATCACGCTCTATAGCTTATACGACCTCCTGGACTTTACAGGGAACATCGTATTTACGGATGCCGGAATTATGGCGATGTGGATCACGGGTGCGAACCCTACTCAAAGTATTCCGAAATCAGTGATCGTCTTGGGATATTTGATTGCTCTCCTTTGGTCTTTTTTTAGTTTATCCATCATATTCGTCTCGGTGAAAAAAGTCTTCCAATCCGGAACACAAGATACTGAACTCTTACAAGAAGAAGACGCTTTCCACTTTCCCGAGGGAGCAAATGCAGAAACCCCTTTTCCGGGAGACGTAACGCCGGAAGTTATGGAATGGTTTTTCAGCAAAGGTCTCGATTTAAACGGAAAACCTTTGCCTGCAGAATTTTTGGAAAAAGAAGAATAA
- a CDS encoding methyl-accepting chemotaxis protein, producing MRKNLPVTNREIQIPPNAVLISRTDTKGRISYVSQDFANVSGFSEEEMLGEPHNLIRHPDVPPYVYKEMWDTIQGGDPWNGVVKNRAKSGDHYWVDATITPVMSDGIVTGYMSVRKKATAIQIARAEILFKELQNTDSIIWKMKVRFRSLLQRLGLAGKILIYSLLVFVPLLFANFEWIKQGLIFLPLLGISCGTLGILFLILTIFGYRKRIREIIAIQKEIVAGNFLKEIPFRREYSEVTEIYSTLRVLVISVWGLLVQIKENFEKNNELYKYLSLSSDKFQKSTHSQAASVEETASASHELSSTLEEIVKSIQFQSSGLAAINEGIGKVNESIQNVSKSMDGLSTQTSSVKLKASQSQETFGRAILAMDEIKEYSNGISKIIGIITSISEKTNLLALNASIESARAGEAGKGFSVVAEEISKLADQTRNSIKDIVSLIGNTTKAVDFGAEKFQESLSIVRELTDYIGDVNSSATIVTASLAAQAEKLNEIRKNTDQVNKIGETVTESSRFQKVASEEIASSMQNIAENSESIAKTSEDIKLTVDESIQKAIKLKDILRHFKTS from the coding sequence ATGAGAAAAAATCTTCCGGTCACAAATCGAGAAATTCAAATTCCGCCGAATGCGGTTCTGATCTCAAGAACCGATACAAAGGGTAGAATTTCCTACGTTAGTCAAGATTTCGCGAATGTTAGCGGCTTTTCCGAGGAAGAAATGTTAGGCGAACCCCACAATCTCATTCGACATCCCGATGTTCCTCCTTATGTTTATAAGGAAATGTGGGACACGATTCAAGGGGGAGATCCCTGGAACGGTGTCGTAAAAAATCGTGCGAAATCGGGAGACCACTACTGGGTTGATGCGACAATTACTCCGGTAATGAGCGACGGGATCGTAACGGGTTATATGTCCGTGCGAAAGAAGGCCACCGCTATACAAATCGCGCGTGCTGAAATCCTTTTTAAGGAATTGCAAAATACGGATTCCATCATTTGGAAGATGAAGGTGCGTTTCCGCTCCTTACTGCAAAGATTAGGTCTTGCAGGCAAAATTCTTATCTATAGTTTACTCGTCTTTGTTCCACTTTTGTTCGCCAATTTTGAATGGATAAAACAAGGGTTGATCTTTCTTCCTCTACTCGGAATTTCCTGCGGTACCCTTGGAATCCTTTTTCTCATTTTGACGATTTTCGGATATCGAAAACGAATTCGCGAAATCATAGCGATTCAAAAGGAGATTGTGGCAGGTAACTTTTTAAAAGAAATTCCGTTTAGAAGGGAATATTCGGAAGTCACGGAAATTTATTCCACGCTTAGAGTTCTCGTGATAAGTGTTTGGGGGTTGCTTGTTCAAATCAAAGAGAACTTCGAGAAGAATAACGAGCTTTATAAGTATCTATCCCTATCTTCCGATAAATTTCAAAAGAGTACTCATTCTCAAGCGGCTTCAGTTGAAGAGACCGCGTCCGCGTCTCACGAACTCTCATCTACATTGGAAGAGATCGTAAAGTCGATTCAGTTTCAGTCTTCCGGTTTAGCGGCAATCAATGAAGGAATCGGAAAAGTAAACGAATCGATACAAAATGTTTCCAAATCGATGGACGGCTTATCTACTCAGACCTCTTCCGTGAAACTAAAAGCTTCACAAAGTCAGGAAACGTTTGGAAGAGCAATACTTGCGATGGACGAAATCAAAGAATATTCCAATGGAATTTCGAAGATCATAGGAATCATAACTTCCATCTCGGAGAAGACAAATCTTCTGGCACTGAACGCATCGATAGAATCTGCAAGAGCCGGTGAAGCGGGGAAAGGATTCAGCGTTGTTGCAGAGGAGATTTCGAAACTTGCGGATCAAACTCGAAATTCTATCAAAGATATCGTCAGCCTTATCGGTAACACTACAAAGGCCGTCGATTTCGGAGCCGAAAAATTTCAAGAGTCCCTATCGATCGTAAGGGAATTAACCGATTACATCGGAGACGTGAATTCTTCCGCGACCATCGTCACGGCTTCTTTAGCGGCGCAGGCTGAAAAATTGAACGAAATTCGAAAGAATACGGATCAAGTAAACAAAATTGGTGAAACGGTAACGGAGTCTTCACGCTTTCAAAAAGTGGCTTCAGAAGAAATCGCTTCCTCCATGCAAAATATTGCCGAGAATTCTGAATCGATCGCAAAGACATCGGAAGATATCAAACTCACTGTGGACGAATCGATTCAAAAGGCAATCAAGTTGAAAGATATTCTCAGGCATTTCAAAACCAGTTGA
- a CDS encoding DUF445 domain-containing protein has translation MEWFQEHPQFVEILSILFTCSFVGWITNYIAVQMIFYPNEFIGIGSFGWKGIIPNHAVKMSNLIAKVLTSKVVHPHELYERVDPKQINEAIRDIIKEKSREIVEDVIVAENRTLWALLPNSLKEDLEKEIQTEIPKQIEQVYKSFGQELDEVLELDEIIRVSLSGDNTKFLVEMFMRCGGPEFAFIIRSGIYFGFFIGLIQVGFINFFNQWWTMPIMGVLVGYYTNWLAILMIFHPLEPKQYFFIRYQGLFLKRQKEVSKEFAAVIASRVLNPENLIRLIFLGKGGDLIIQLVMDKAKTMTEAKLKEKAPFAPLILGSEKISEVKRKIADHLLWIIPQVAERIQNYITDSLQIEKTVADRLSVLPAEEFESLLHSVFKEDEMTLIILGALLGGFVGLIQAYLVFMF, from the coding sequence ATGGAATGGTTTCAAGAACATCCTCAATTTGTTGAGATACTTTCAATCTTATTCACCTGTTCTTTCGTCGGTTGGATTACGAATTACATAGCCGTTCAAATGATCTTTTATCCGAACGAGTTCATCGGAATAGGTAGTTTCGGTTGGAAGGGTATCATTCCAAATCACGCGGTAAAGATGAGCAATCTCATAGCGAAAGTATTGACTTCGAAAGTTGTGCATCCTCACGAATTGTATGAAAGAGTGGATCCGAAGCAAATCAACGAAGCGATTCGAGATATCATAAAAGAAAAATCGAGGGAAATTGTCGAAGATGTGATCGTTGCCGAAAACCGTACCTTATGGGCTTTACTACCGAATTCTTTAAAAGAAGACTTAGAAAAAGAAATTCAAACGGAAATTCCGAAACAAATTGAACAAGTTTATAAATCGTTCGGTCAGGAATTAGATGAAGTTTTAGAATTGGATGAGATCATTCGTGTTTCGTTAAGCGGTGATAATACGAAATTTCTGGTGGAAATGTTTATGCGATGTGGCGGACCTGAGTTTGCATTTATTATCCGGTCCGGGATCTACTTTGGCTTTTTTATCGGACTGATTCAGGTTGGATTCATTAATTTTTTTAACCAATGGTGGACAATGCCGATTATGGGCGTTCTCGTAGGTTATTATACGAACTGGCTTGCCATTTTGATGATCTTTCATCCACTAGAACCGAAACAATATTTTTTCATTCGATATCAAGGTCTTTTTCTCAAAAGGCAAAAGGAAGTTTCAAAAGAATTTGCCGCGGTGATCGCATCTCGGGTGCTAAATCCGGAAAATTTAATCCGACTTATTTTTCTTGGGAAGGGAGGAGATTTGATTATCCAGTTAGTAATGGATAAGGCAAAGACAATGACGGAAGCGAAGTTAAAAGAAAAAGCTCCGTTCGCTCCATTGATCCTCGGTTCGGAAAAAATAAGTGAAGTAAAAAGGAAGATAGCGGACCATCTTTTGTGGATCATTCCTCAAGTTGCTGAACGGATTCAAAATTACATCACGGATTCTCTTCAAATTGAAAAAACTGTGGCAGATCGTCTGAGTGTGTTACCCGCTGAAGAATTTGAATCATTATTACATTCCGTTTTCAAAGAGGATGAAATGACTCTTATCATTCTCGGGGCACTTTTAGGCGGTTTCGTGGGTCTCATTCAGGCTTATCTTGTTTTTATGTTCTGA
- a CDS encoding LIC_10042 family TonB-like protein, producing the protein MSTKLSFIISGLFHILIFALILFSNPDSPFISDFKIILKKGGSPPLSLSLSNNSNGTNSKTAHSENSKVSGTFEREIEEFKNEIHFPQGALEQRLESDCSWEVEIKSDGKAEILKTLQPCQYSIFEVEFRRALRTWKFNLEEGTKLIIPVSFKVDDKEF; encoded by the coding sequence GTGAGCACGAAACTTTCGTTCATTATTTCCGGTCTTTTCCATATTCTAATCTTTGCATTGATTCTATTTTCTAATCCGGATTCTCCCTTTATTTCTGATTTCAAAATTATTTTGAAAAAAGGAGGAAGTCCTCCGCTCTCGCTCAGTCTTTCGAACAACTCGAACGGTACAAATTCGAAAACGGCTCATTCGGAAAATTCAAAAGTTTCAGGAACCTTCGAAAGAGAAATTGAAGAATTTAAGAACGAAATCCACTTTCCACAGGGAGCCCTAGAACAGAGATTGGAATCAGATTGTTCTTGGGAAGTAGAGATAAAATCTGACGGTAAAGCGGAGATTCTAAAAACTTTACAACCTTGCCAATATTCGATTTTTGAAGTCGAATTTAGGAGAGCGCTACGAACCTGGAAGTTCAATCTCGAAGAAGGCACGAAGTTAATCATTCCCGTATCGTTTAAAGTAGATGATAAAGAATTCTGA
- a CDS encoding UpxY family transcription antiterminator → MIKNSDTTDWYALYTNPRAEKKLKKLFQERKIECFLPLLSKRKKWSDRWKVVEEPMYPSYIFVKISFSEERIKVLQLPGAHHFVFYAGKPYVIPEEDIKLVRTFLESFPDKIQVEMQEKLSPGKKVLIKEGPFTGYHAEIIQRKNQEQIIVKFPGMNLMTSVTLDIDKLRLEENLGSNF, encoded by the coding sequence ATGATAAAGAATTCTGATACCACCGATTGGTATGCGTTGTATACCAATCCAAGAGCCGAAAAAAAGCTCAAAAAACTTTTTCAAGAACGAAAGATCGAATGTTTCCTTCCTTTGCTTTCAAAAAGAAAAAAGTGGTCCGATCGTTGGAAAGTCGTAGAAGAACCGATGTATCCTTCCTATATTTTCGTAAAGATTTCCTTTTCCGAAGAGCGAATCAAAGTTCTTCAGTTGCCCGGTGCGCATCATTTCGTTTTTTATGCGGGAAAACCATATGTAATTCCCGAAGAAGATATCAAGCTTGTGCGTACTTTTTTGGAATCCTTTCCTGACAAAATCCAAGTCGAGATGCAAGAGAAACTTTCTCCGGGTAAAAAAGTCTTAATCAAAGAAGGCCCGTTCACCGGCTATCACGCAGAAATCATTCAAAGAAAAAACCAAGAGCAAATTATAGTCAAATTCCCCGGAATGAATTTAATGACTTCAGTGACTCTGGATATAGATAAGTTAAGGCTGGAGGAAAACCTTGGATCCAATTTTTGA
- a CDS encoding KpsF/GutQ family sugar-phosphate isomerase produces MDPIFEKITKAIDTEIESILYFRKNLDPSIKEAIELILQSKGKLIVIGVGKSGDVGKKISSTLSSTGTPSVFLHPADAAHGDAGIIASEDVVIAIGKSGESEELLNLIPTIKNIGAKLIAMTANEESRLAKESDVVLLTPVLKEACPLELAPTSSTTIALILGDAIAMCLMELKDFKKEDFALYHPAGRLGKRLSLKIDDVMRRDKDLATISPDSNLERILTEITVKRQGATGVTDENGVLLGIITDFDIRKKLKDGGLDSSITAKELMNSNPIFFKSGENAYEILKQMESRPNPISVAPIIDEKRVLIGIVSIHDLLQRGL; encoded by the coding sequence TTGGATCCAATTTTTGAAAAAATTACCAAAGCAATCGATACAGAGATAGAATCCATTTTGTATTTCAGAAAAAATCTGGATCCATCGATCAAGGAAGCGATCGAACTCATTCTTCAATCAAAAGGAAAGTTAATCGTAATCGGAGTCGGTAAATCCGGAGACGTCGGTAAAAAAATTTCGTCCACGTTGTCTTCTACCGGCACACCGTCCGTCTTTCTCCATCCGGCGGACGCCGCTCATGGAGACGCAGGTATCATCGCGAGTGAGGACGTGGTCATCGCAATCGGTAAATCCGGTGAAAGTGAAGAACTTCTCAACCTAATTCCAACGATAAAAAACATCGGTGCAAAGTTGATCGCAATGACTGCAAACGAAGAATCCAGATTGGCGAAAGAATCGGATGTCGTTTTATTAACTCCCGTTCTAAAAGAAGCCTGTCCTCTTGAACTGGCTCCAACTTCCAGTACTACGATTGCGCTCATCTTAGGCGATGCCATTGCGATGTGTCTTATGGAATTAAAGGATTTTAAGAAGGAAGACTTTGCACTTTATCACCCGGCCGGAAGATTGGGAAAACGCCTTAGCCTCAAAATAGACGACGTTATGCGCCGCGATAAGGATTTGGCGACAATTTCTCCCGATTCTAATCTAGAACGGATATTAACCGAGATTACGGTTAAAAGACAAGGAGCAACGGGGGTTACCGATGAGAACGGTGTGCTTCTTGGAATCATTACAGATTTCGATATTCGCAAAAAGTTAAAGGATGGCGGATTGGATTCTTCCATCACAGCAAAAGAACTGATGAATTCGAATCCGATCTTTTTTAAGTCCGGCGAAAACGCATACGAAATTCTTAAACAAATGGAATCGAGACCGAATCCGATTTCCGTCGCACCGATCATCGATGAAAAAAGGGTATTGATCGGAATCGTATCGATTCATGATCTCTTGCAAAGGGGTCTTTGA
- a CDS encoding type I 3-dehydroquinate dehydratase, giving the protein MKREFQIVLTVSEEEFFLLNEHPHCDWIEIRLDLFTKEGLSEKLTTQINRLNAKCIFTFRQAGDTDQKNKSNPSEIDFQEISNQLQVQDHYLDLELNRPNELFDAYANKGFGLIRSVHKFDGILTEKEIRDWIQKDSYRNQTQKVERHLPFIYKFAVFPKSVKELAEFLSSFRNVSNEYKRNYVHLTGICMGTIGILSRIYPESFGSAFTYCCLEEPKAPGQVDLNSLFQLRNEK; this is encoded by the coding sequence ATGAAAAGAGAATTTCAAATCGTTTTAACGGTTAGCGAAGAAGAATTTTTTCTCTTAAATGAACATCCCCATTGTGATTGGATTGAAATACGCCTCGATCTTTTTACAAAAGAGGGCTTAAGTGAAAAACTGACTACTCAGATCAACCGTTTGAATGCGAAGTGCATCTTTACGTTTAGGCAAGCCGGAGACACGGATCAAAAAAATAAATCGAATCCATCGGAAATTGATTTTCAAGAGATATCGAATCAACTTCAAGTTCAAGATCACTATTTAGATTTGGAATTAAACCGGCCCAACGAGTTATTCGATGCTTATGCAAACAAAGGTTTCGGTTTGATTCGGTCCGTTCATAAATTCGACGGAATTTTAACGGAGAAGGAAATTAGAGATTGGATTCAAAAGGATTCTTACCGAAATCAAACGCAAAAGGTTGAAAGGCATCTTCCATTTATCTATAAATTTGCGGTTTTTCCAAAGTCGGTAAAAGAATTGGCTGAATTCCTTTCTTCCTTTCGTAACGTCTCAAATGAATATAAGAGAAACTATGTTCACCTAACGGGAATTTGTATGGGAACGATAGGAATACTTTCGAGAATCTACCCGGAATCCTTCGGTTCCGCATTTACTTATTGTTGTTTGGAAGAGCCTAAGGCGCCGGGACAGGTGGACCTCAATTCGTTGTTTCAACTTAGAAACGAAAAATAA
- a CDS encoding tetratricopeptide repeat protein, which produces MGFRILLLSILISFVSGPLFADLKEGKKAYARKDFAKAIDEFQKFNNGNPSSGEAWMYMGYIYEYRRDYPKSIQSFKKAVSLNLPKKDLVNCYQKIILYYNYQRDYQEVIAYSNRVLRIDPDLTHIQKIRTMAEERLSSGHVVHSKPKRHHTEEVESSGPNSEEDYQKILTKEPENETARWNLSLIYSNRKDFQKAESLLEGLVKDHSEKQDYLYKYGVTLIRNGKYSEALQVLDKLESKIDSGNSKMLYYANLNQAVAYHKMKRYEEAAKYYRKSYSANATVQPLIGLTKLKYEVKDCENSIKTAERALEFGERTHEIRMYLALCKIQNKEETEGYTILKEIASKLEKDNPEFKNLPDVYNDGILKLARYYTNHGEYDKALRYFHSVQSSEEEEREYRFYLGKAYFYTGKIDQAILMLEKVGGSSGAYYLLAKCYANKDDLERTMEYIRLAANMKPSIWAAAAEEKEFDRFKEKSSFKKFLESKGSEKDKNLDSQALDKT; this is translated from the coding sequence ATGGGCTTCCGGATTCTCCTTCTTTCTATTCTTATTAGCTTTGTTTCAGGTCCGCTTTTTGCGGATTTGAAAGAAGGAAAGAAAGCGTACGCAAGAAAGGATTTTGCCAAAGCGATCGACGAATTTCAAAAGTTCAACAATGGGAACCCTTCTTCCGGCGAAGCCTGGATGTATATGGGTTATATTTATGAGTATCGAAGAGATTACCCGAAGTCGATTCAAAGTTTTAAGAAGGCAGTAAGTCTCAATCTTCCTAAAAAAGATCTCGTCAACTGTTATCAAAAGATAATTCTCTATTACAATTACCAGAGAGATTATCAAGAGGTAATCGCCTACTCGAATCGTGTTTTAAGAATCGATCCGGATTTGACTCATATTCAAAAGATTCGAACGATGGCGGAAGAAAGACTTTCTTCCGGACACGTCGTCCACAGTAAGCCGAAGCGCCATCACACCGAAGAAGTCGAATCTTCTGGTCCAAATTCGGAAGAAGACTACCAAAAAATTCTTACCAAAGAACCGGAGAATGAAACCGCGCGATGGAATCTTTCTTTAATCTATTCCAATCGTAAGGATTTCCAAAAGGCGGAATCTCTTTTAGAGGGGTTAGTCAAAGATCATTCTGAAAAGCAGGATTACTTATATAAGTACGGCGTAACTTTGATTCGAAATGGGAAGTATTCGGAAGCGCTTCAAGTTTTGGACAAACTTGAAAGTAAAATCGATTCCGGAAATTCCAAGATGCTCTATTACGCAAACTTAAACCAAGCAGTTGCCTATCATAAAATGAAACGTTATGAAGAAGCCGCGAAATATTATCGAAAATCATATTCTGCAAATGCCACCGTTCAACCTTTGATCGGTTTAACAAAATTAAAATACGAAGTTAAGGACTGTGAGAATTCGATCAAAACCGCTGAAAGGGCTTTGGAATTCGGAGAAAGAACTCACGAGATTCGAATGTATTTAGCCCTCTGCAAGATACAAAACAAGGAAGAGACCGAAGGTTATACGATTCTTAAAGAGATTGCATCCAAGTTGGAGAAAGATAATCCAGAATTTAAGAATCTACCCGACGTTTATAATGACGGAATTTTAAAACTTGCTCGCTATTATACGAATCACGGCGAATACGATAAAGCCTTACGATACTTTCATTCCGTTCAATCTTCGGAAGAGGAAGAAAGAGAATACCGTTTTTACCTTGGTAAGGCTTATTTCTATACCGGAAAAATCGATCAAGCGATCTTAATGTTGGAAAAGGTCGGAGGTTCTTCCGGGGCTTACTATCTTTTAGCCAAATGTTATGCGAACAAAGACGATCTCGAAAGGACGATGGAATACATCCGTCTCGCGGCGAATATGAAACCCTCGATTTGGGCCGCGGCGGCCGAAGAAAAAGAGTTTGATCGCTTTAAGGAAAAATCTTCTTTTAAGAAATTCTTAGAATCGAAAGGTTCCGAAAAAGATAAAAATCTCGATTCTCAAGCTCTTGATAAAACCTAA